The following proteins come from a genomic window of Bremerella cremea:
- a CDS encoding D-2-hydroxyacid dehydrogenase codes for MKIALCYQTQPEFIDAIRQVAPDAEIDDAGQERIGEAILDADIFCGHAKVPMPWPEVVKKGKLKWIQSSAAGMDHCLVPEVIASDIIVSSASGLFANQVAEQTFSLLLGLIRSLPVFFRAQTVKDYTRRPTHDLHGKTVGIVGLGGNGRRIAEILSAFRTRIIATDLFPYDQPEHVEQLWPAHRLDDLLAESDIVILTLPLNASTYHIMDEGRFAAMKQDAWFINVARGQVVKEVALIEALQNKKLLGAGIDVAEIEPLPHDSPLWNMENVIITPHVGAQGATRNADATQLFCTNLRRYLQGEPPINLVDKQLGFPVRMPSAT; via the coding sequence ATGAAAATCGCCCTTTGCTATCAAACTCAGCCTGAATTCATCGATGCCATTCGGCAGGTTGCCCCCGATGCCGAAATCGACGATGCCGGGCAAGAGCGGATTGGCGAAGCGATTCTCGATGCCGATATCTTCTGCGGGCATGCCAAAGTGCCAATGCCGTGGCCGGAAGTGGTAAAAAAAGGGAAGCTGAAATGGATTCAATCCTCGGCCGCCGGCATGGACCACTGCTTGGTGCCGGAAGTGATTGCTTCCGATATCATCGTTTCTAGTGCTTCAGGGCTGTTTGCCAATCAGGTCGCAGAGCAAACATTTTCCCTCTTATTGGGCCTGATTCGCTCTTTACCGGTTTTCTTTCGCGCACAAACCGTTAAAGATTATACGAGAAGACCTACCCACGATCTTCACGGAAAAACGGTCGGCATCGTCGGCTTGGGGGGGAACGGTCGTCGAATTGCCGAGATCCTCTCGGCATTCCGCACACGCATCATCGCGACCGACCTGTTCCCTTATGATCAGCCTGAGCATGTCGAGCAGTTGTGGCCTGCCCATCGCCTCGACGATTTATTGGCCGAGTCTGACATTGTGATTCTGACGTTGCCCCTGAACGCCAGCACGTATCACATTATGGATGAAGGGCGATTTGCGGCGATGAAACAAGATGCTTGGTTCATCAACGTGGCCCGTGGTCAGGTCGTGAAAGAAGTGGCCCTGATCGAGGCTTTACAGAACAAAAAACTACTCGGGGCCGGAATTGATGTCGCCGAAATCGAACCCCTACCGCACGATAGCCCACTATGGAATATGGAGAATGTGATCATTACGCCTCACGTCGGTGCGCAAGGAGCAACACGCAATGCCGACGCGACGCAACTTTTTTGCACTAATCTGCGTCGTTATCTTCAGGGTGAACCTCCCATCAACCTGGTTGACAAGCAGCTTGGCTTTCCCGTTCGCATGCCTTCGGCCACCTAA
- a CDS encoding serine/threonine-protein kinase, whose product MLTTTQQNLQLTLSLEGETASRKCPAELMERYESLIHARRSSWTEHYALRRLLGSGGQGLVFLTERRGANGFTLPLAVKIFSPERFDSLAHYNEAMARAARVASRVAQIQQHNLLEIHNFLDSSTIRVMVMEWVDGYDLQQLSTPGMVERIRPRVTTERWNYINQVVVTKGPQQPRFKPGVAVAIARDCLAALAALHRDGIVHADVKPSNIMLKRTGTAKLIDIGSAFEIDNAPESRTCTPAYAAPEVLEGAEATPRSDLASLGYVLIEMLSGRSIFGHIKNFRELLETKRFLAQRLLDILPDEVTCNELLMNFCRRLIAPDPSRRFPSAEDADLRSGGAASFHRQLVKGDLAVEYDNEIRLWIEELQQTDEH is encoded by the coding sequence ATGCTAACGACGACCCAACAAAATCTTCAGCTGACCCTTTCGCTCGAAGGCGAGACTGCTTCGCGAAAGTGCCCGGCTGAATTGATGGAGCGATACGAATCGCTGATTCATGCGCGGCGGTCAAGCTGGACCGAGCATTACGCTTTACGTCGCTTGCTTGGTTCTGGCGGCCAGGGGCTGGTTTTTCTCACCGAGCGGCGGGGAGCGAACGGTTTTACGCTTCCCTTGGCGGTAAAGATCTTTTCGCCGGAACGCTTTGATAGCCTGGCCCATTACAACGAGGCCATGGCCCGTGCTGCCCGGGTTGCTTCGCGTGTGGCTCAGATTCAGCAGCACAACTTGCTCGAGATCCACAACTTCCTCGATTCCAGCACGATCCGCGTAATGGTGATGGAATGGGTCGACGGTTACGATCTGCAGCAACTTTCGACTCCCGGCATGGTCGAACGGATTCGTCCGCGCGTCACCACCGAGCGTTGGAATTACATCAATCAAGTGGTTGTCACCAAGGGGCCGCAGCAGCCTCGCTTCAAGCCAGGCGTAGCGGTGGCGATTGCCCGCGACTGCTTGGCTGCTTTGGCGGCACTGCATCGCGATGGGATCGTTCACGCCGACGTGAAGCCCTCGAACATCATGCTCAAGCGAACCGGCACGGCTAAGCTGATCGATATTGGCTCGGCCTTCGAGATCGATAATGCCCCGGAATCACGAACCTGCACGCCAGCCTACGCCGCCCCAGAAGTGTTGGAAGGGGCCGAAGCGACGCCGCGTAGCGACCTGGCCAGCTTGGGTTACGTGCTGATCGAGATGCTCTCAGGCCGCTCAATATTCGGGCACATTAAAAACTTCCGCGAGTTGCTGGAAACCAAACGGTTCCTGGCGCAGCGGCTGCTGGATATCTTGCCGGATGAAGTGACCTGCAACGAACTGCTGATGAACTTCTGCCGCCGCTTGATCGCCCCCGATCCATCGCGTCGGTTCCCTTCAGCCGAAGATGCCGATCTTCGCAGCGGCGGCGCCGCGTCGTTCCATCGCCAACTCGTCAAAGGAGACCTGGCGGTCGAATACGACAACGAGATTCGGTTGTGGATTGAAGAGTTGCAACAGACGGACGAGCATTGA
- a CDS encoding Gfo/Idh/MocA family protein yields the protein MVLRIGVVGLGCDWESRHRPALHSLQDRYKVEFICDEVALRARNAASQFNAMAPRGFRHAIDGEQIDAVFLLDQQWTGLLPLQSACAAGKAVYLNTALEMDAQSQQEVVRLVEATKVPFMIEFPRRFAPATIRLKELIATQLGRPKLIFCHHRLTPASCGSNPRSLVIQRSLAEIFDWCRYIVDGKPDSLFSVSYPRAENPSDIEYQMLSVDFQTKDDSAERVVAQISAGTYLRSDWPEAVSFRPPAAMQVCCENGIAFIDLPNTLIWFNGAGRHMESLEGERPVGERLFAAFHRLLENGNSHFDCLSEFRESTRVIQAARQSIAENRRIDF from the coding sequence ATGGTGCTACGTATCGGAGTGGTCGGTTTGGGCTGCGATTGGGAATCGCGTCATCGCCCTGCCCTTCACTCGCTGCAAGATCGTTACAAGGTCGAGTTTATCTGCGATGAAGTTGCCTTAAGGGCAAGGAATGCTGCATCGCAATTCAACGCCATGGCACCGCGCGGCTTTCGTCATGCGATCGACGGCGAGCAAATCGATGCCGTCTTTTTGCTCGATCAGCAGTGGACGGGCCTCTTGCCTCTGCAATCGGCGTGTGCGGCAGGAAAAGCGGTGTATTTGAACACCGCGTTAGAGATGGACGCCCAGTCGCAGCAGGAAGTCGTGCGCTTGGTTGAAGCGACGAAAGTTCCCTTCATGATCGAGTTTCCTCGCCGTTTCGCCCCGGCGACGATTCGCTTGAAGGAACTGATCGCGACGCAGCTAGGCCGCCCCAAGCTGATTTTCTGCCACCATCGCCTCACGCCTGCTTCGTGTGGCAGTAATCCGCGATCGCTGGTGATTCAACGTTCGCTGGCCGAGATTTTCGACTGGTGTCGCTACATTGTCGATGGCAAGCCAGACTCGCTTTTCAGTGTTAGCTACCCACGGGCCGAAAATCCAAGCGACATTGAATACCAGATGCTCAGCGTCGATTTCCAAACGAAAGACGATTCTGCCGAGCGCGTGGTTGCCCAGATCAGTGCGGGGACTTATCTCCGCAGCGATTGGCCTGAAGCGGTCTCGTTCCGCCCGCCAGCGGCGATGCAGGTTTGCTGCGAAAACGGTATCGCGTTCATCGACCTCCCCAACACGCTTATCTGGTTCAATGGCGCTGGCCGTCACATGGAAAGTTTAGAGGGAGAACGCCCGGTCGGCGAACGTCTGTTTGCGGCATTCCACCGCTTACTAGAAAACGGCAACAGCCACTTCGATTGCCTCAGCGAATTCCGCGAATCAACCCGCGTCATCCAAGCCGCCCGGCAAAGCATCGCCGAGAACCGCCGGATTGATTTCTAA